The genomic stretch AACACATCTCCGACGAGGCGGGAGGTTTCCCGCTTCCCGAAAAAATCCGAAACGCTCTCCACTCATGAAGCACTTGATGAAACTCCTCTTCGCCGGCGCAGTCGCCGGCTCCCTCCTCCTCGCCTCCGCGAACGCATCGCACCACAAGAAGGCGGGTAGTGACATCGTGGATACGGCCGTGGCCGCCGGCTCCTTCAACACGCTCGCCGCCGCGTTGAAGGCGGCGGGATTGGTCGATACCCTCAAGGGTGACGGACCCTTCACGGTCTTTGCTCCCACGGACGACGCCTTCGCCAAACTCCCCGCCGGCACGGTGGAGAATCTGCTGAAACCGGAAAACAAACAGAAACTCGTGGACATCCTCACCTACCACGTCGTGCCCGGCAAAGTGATGGCGGCGGACGTGAAGACGATGGCCGCGCCGACGGTCAACGGAAAGACTCTCGCGATCAAGGTCGCGGACGGCAAGGTGATGGTCGGCAAAGCGAACGTGATGAAGACCGACGTCGCCGCTTCCAACGGCGTCATCCACGTCATCGACCAGGTCGTGCTGCCCTGAGCGGACGCTCGAAGTCGTCCTCGGGGAGACTTTCCCACTCTCTAGCCGAAGGGTCGGACGACCCTTCGGCTTCGTTGTCTCCGGAAACTGGATACGCCGACCTCGGGAGAATCCGACGCGCCCGCGCGCGGAGACCGCGACTACGACGTGCTCGCGACGAAGTCGGCGACGTAGTGCAGCAAGAGATTCCGATGATCTTCGGAACTCAGATCGCCGAAGAACGGGAAGAGCGTGCCCTCCGCCTTACCGTGCGAGCGCACTTCCGCGAAGATGAAGGCGGTGTCGCGGATCTCCGCGATCTTCAGGTGCAGCGTCGTCGGCGTGCCGCGGTACGAGCGCACCAACGTGAAAGCCGCGAAGCCGAACGCGTCCTTCTCTTCGCAAGAGCCGTAGCTGAAGGGAACGTCCGCGCCTTTCAGCGCGCCCTTGAGCCAAGCGGCCGCTTCGGACACGACTTCGAGCGTGTTCGAGACGGCGTTCTTCTTGGCGGCGAGGACATGCCGCAAATCGTCGTTGGGTGAGGGATCTCCGCTTCTCATGTGCTGCGAGTGGGTTGTGGTGCAGTCGATTGACCCGAGGACGTTAGCCGCGTCCGAACCCGGTTCAAGACGATGCGGTCGTCGCGACGACTTCGACCGAGGTTTCGGATTCGACGAGCGCGAGCTTCGGCAACTGCGGGCTCGCGCGAGGCCGGACCTGCTGCCACTTCCTTGCGCATGGTCAACGCACGCGTCCTCGTCGCCGACGATCAAGACGACGTCCTGAAATCGCTTCGGCTCCTGCTCAAGGGCGAGGGTTTCCAGACGCACTGCGTCACGTCGCCCGCAGAGGTGCTCCGCGTGGCACGCGAGCGCGATTTCGACGTCGTGCTGCTCGACCTCAACTACACGCGCGATACCACTTCGGGTCGCGAAGGCCTCGACCTCATCGCCGCTCTGCGCGATCTCGACGCGG from Opitutales bacterium ASA1 encodes the following:
- a CDS encoding fasciclin domain-containing protein; amino-acid sequence: MKHLMKLLFAGAVAGSLLLASANASHHKKAGSDIVDTAVAAGSFNTLAAALKAAGLVDTLKGDGPFTVFAPTDDAFAKLPAGTVENLLKPENKQKLVDILTYHVVPGKVMAADVKTMAAPTVNGKTLAIKVADGKVMVGKANVMKTDVAASNGVIHVIDQVVLP